The genomic interval GCCGGAGAAGCAGAGCTTCCTCCTTTGTACTCGGAACGAGTGAAGGGGGGGACAGAAACTGGATctaacggcggcggcggcgggacttACCCTGAGGGGGTGGAGGCCGGCCTTGAGCTCGCGGTTGCGGCGCTCgttctcctccgcctccgcctcgtcctcgtcggcggAAGGGGCAGCGGCCTCGTCGTGCGACgggtgctgctgctcctcctgctCGGCCTCCCtcttctccgccgccggctccaTGGGCGGCGCGGCCTCTGCTGCGGGGGCGATTTGGTCCGGTTGGGTGTTTTGCCTGTTTGGTCAGTGGAGTCGAGAGGGATGATTGCTGGATGGGTTGGGGGACTTTCACTTGGGAAACGGAACTGGGGAAGAGGATACGCGGAGATGACGAAAAGTGGCCTGCTGGCTCTTATGGGCTTCGTCCTTTTGGGCTCTCTCCAGGACGAACCGTGTTTATCTTTTCCGtatcctctttctctctctctcaattgCGTCTATATCTTTGATTTAAATTGTGCTTTTTACCTCTATCTTTTTGACATTATCATTTCGCCTTTGTCCcttgttttttaattgaagTTTGTGTTTTTTCCTATTTCAGTGAGAGGGCTTAGCGGTGTTCAAATTCAAGTCAAAACAGGGTGAAAAATCTTAGCACCAGGCGTCTCTGATGCAGGGTTTGCAAAACCGCGAAAACCGtggcggttaccgcggtaaccgtgctCTCCGCGGAGGCACAGTTTCGGTAAGCCGcagtaaccgagtttaaatttgaggaaaatttaaaaaaattgaggaaatttaataaaaaaaatatatgtggtatatgttgatatatagtgtagttttgttaaagaaattaatgaaaaaatgtattctcagcgtaattaaaaatcataaacgagtattttgggaaacaaaattaaaaaatagcctattgcaagtaatatttcataggaagatggttaagaatattttgtgttgagtcattattaatttacactagatactagggtacataatgttgaaatacaaatatacaacgatggatatatgaaaaatatgtatagagaaaaattatatgtgcatcttaatacgtatataatagttttattcctAATAATGGGTAGTAGTTATAGTCGTGACGtaacaatcaaaatgaagttgttattacttgttattggagcgaattatttggtgaagggtgatatgccgGTGTATGTGTATGTTACATatattaagaatttagaaaatatcatgtgaaaattttcttgttttccctataacatgttctattgtcataaatatagtcacaaaatattttcctatttttcatgtattttttagattttttaaagtttttttatttgacatcacacccgCGGTCTCCTCACGGTAACCACGGTTTCCTCGTGATAACCATGGTTTCGGCTaaaaaaccgcgcggtaagccgcggtaaccgtcGTTCTCGTGTGTTGTTCCAGCAAGTAGGTACCGCGGTTTTCGTGGCCtaccgcgcggtaagccgcgtgagtttaaattcaaattttttgaatcaaATTTATCCCGGTTTTTGCGGTTACTGTGCAGGATCCATGAGAGCGCGGTACCGCGGTTTTGACGGCTTGCGCAGTAAGGGAAACCCTGGTCTGATCtcatttttatgtgaaaattcAGATCGTAATAATTGATGTAAATACAAGGACAATATTACAAagtgctaaaaaattaaatctaccAAATACATACATGTGTTTGACATCCTTAGATCCATTCAACGAAATAGGAGTAACCGCCTAACCGGGCAACACAagcttcaataaaaaaaaaaccaaacagcaAAAGACAGGattaaaatcattttcaaACATTGGTATGAATACAATTGCCACACTGAGTTTTATAGGGATCATTTCAGTTTATAAGGAAAcaaattatttgaaattttataactaaaaCGACAAGTAGCTAagttacatgtatatatggtgtaaaaaataaccatatacttatatttcaaATGATTTCACACGATACTTGTTTTATACTAAGTAtctattaaacatatatttggtGATAAATCAGTAGTTAAGGtttgatttgaaattttttcaaagCTCGAGAAGATATGTAAGCTGTTGCGCCTCTCCGGACGCCAACATTGTTAAGGAGGTGGGTGATTTTGTCCTCATGTAACTCGAAAACAAAAGCCCCGTCGTCAAGGAGAAGATTCCCCATTTCCCTTCCCTTGACTATGTGACGTGGGCGTGGAACGCGCTTAAAGGTTACAAGGTGTCGTGGTTCCTTTTTGGGGTTTCTCTAGAGATTTATTTCAATAGATGTGTGGATGTTGATCTAGCATGTATTGGATTTTTATGTTACAAAATCATGGTGAATAACATTGAGTTCTTCATTCTAGATCGGGTAATGGGGAGCTGCTTGAAGCATTGGTTCAAATCGAACCAATGcgttagtatttttttaagtcgcTTGCACCTTATAATAGTTGGTTCTAGACGTGAACCGGCAACTATAAGTTCTATATATGCCGCTTATATaacatatgcatataaaaaggGTATCGGTGCCTCATACGGAATACCGGTCGAAATAGTGGACCCTCAACAATTGGTGCTTGTTAGGAGTTATATAGTAGGGTACAAATCTAAATACATcacattattaaatttattcgaccaaaattttaaaaaagttggAATATCAGCAACTCATTTTAGTTTGAAACACTGAAATTATAtgcctatattttttataattaattttgtcatgtattttgttatgttctaaaatatactccatgtaagatgtttgactttttttgcttgcaatgtttgagcatttgtcttattcaaaaatttatagaaatattatttattttgcttgtgacttactttattataaaaaaaactttaagtatgacttattgttttttatatttacacaaaatttttaaataagacaaatgatcaaactttttaaaaaaatcaaacatcctaagttataaaaagataaaaagttaacaatgTCATGTATGTACCACAATGTTATGTATGTACCATAAagttataatatattactagcaaatctacgtacgtacggtgaaaaaggagagaggcGCGTCCAACTAATGGACGTGCCATTGTGAACTTTTAAGTGACAATTCACCCTATATGCTTCTGGCAAACGACACATTAATGGTCACCTTATTTTCGCGAATGTGATACACAAGCATACTCTTTTGATGAATATAGCCCATTCATTAACGTATGCGTCGATGTCTATAAACTTCGCGTGCGCTGTAGTTTGACTACAAAACTGGATTCATGCGTAATAGGCAGCGTGGCAAGAAAGTCTTGCTGTGGATAACCATCTGGCTCTTAATCCTTCtgtccttttgttttaaaagGAACTATAACCATTTAAGCTATGCCTGATGAGTAGTGATAAAACaagcaaaagaacaaaaatatcttgtggataaaattttcatttctgtaATAGCAGTGGTTAAAAACAACAAAGATGATTCTAgacggtatatttacaaaagaaaaataattaatgaataatttttttacatgtattcatagcgatctaaaagtcagggttagaaaaataaaattcggtaAAAAtccctcaaaatcaactctaaatttaagactaaaaatttaaattttgatttataagtattaaatagAAGCGAACAGATAGATGTGAATGCTAAAAACTTAATTatagcaaagaaaaaaacttaaaatcaatcctaaaaattaactttcgaaatttaattttgcttatgactgACAAGCTAACGAATAGAAGATGAGAGGTTAGCtctctaatcaagttaaatCGAAGAAGCCATACTAGCTTTGCACGAAAAACTGGACAGTTTTAAGTGTTTTTGTAGTCACATGCTCGGTCGTGTAAGTCACGTTGCTATTGTGCCCGTTTAAGTTTGATAAAGTCTATTGTGTATATCTGCCTTTGGTTCAATTTCATAATTCACCATCAATTATGTTtacttatataatattttatctttattgcTCAATTTATACATTTTATCATCATCGTCCAGGTAATCTCCATTAGCATTTGtacaattttattataataatgGAAATACTAGTAGGATGAAAacttccaaaatttaattaaaaattctaaaataacatattatacACGTAAGGTTgcaaacatctaaaattttctCGAAAccttaaaatatgatatttttatttttgcataaatCTTGAAAGTTTCCGATCCGGTGGTATTTGGTCATTAGAAATAATCAACATTAACGAAGGCCAATGGGACGGAGACGGTATATCATAAAAGTAAGTAAAATCAATAGCTGAGCAAagtcaaaaataaatcatagagGTGGACTAcgcattatattttttctcttacaGTTTATACATATCTCGCGTGATTAAGCGGAGCACGATAGCATTTACAAAAGCAACGCTCCTACACTCGCACTAATTTTACCCCACTACCGCGAAGCCAGTTTCTCCGTATACACCTCCccactttcccctcttccttccgCCACCTCCCCCACGAACGCAAACCCCCCACAAGTACCACCTCACAAATGCTCCATTAGCTCCCGAAATCCAAACCACCCCTCTCCCCTCACCCACCCACCACCCCATCCATCCAAGTCcggggcggcggggcggcggcaccggagATGACTACCCGATCCAACGGCGAGCACCACCACGGCCCGCCCTCGTACCAGCAGCGGCGCCCGCACTACGGGGGCGCCCCGTACGGCGGCGGGTCGGCCTCGTtccgcggctgctgctgctgcatcttcCTGCTGCTCACCTTCCTCGCcctcctcgcgctcgccgtcgcgctcgtcgTGGTGCTCGTGGTGAAGCCGCGGAAGCCCCAGTTCGACCTCAACCAGGTGTCCGTCCAGTACCTCCTCGTCACCCCGCCTTCCTCGGCCGCCTCCGCGGGCACCATGGCCGCCACggtcccggccgccgcctaccTCTCTCTCAACATCACGCTCCTCTTCACCGCCGTGAACCCTAACAAGGTCGGCATCCGGTACGGCGCCACGGCGTTCGACGTCATGTACCACGGCGTGCCGCTCGGGGTGGCCGCCGTGCCTGGGTTCGAGCAGCCGGCGCACAGCACCCGCCTGCTCACGACCCGCGTCATCGTCGACCGCTTCAACGTGCTCCAGGCCGACGCCCAGGACCTCGTGCGCGACGCCGCGATCAACGACCGCGTCGACCTCCGTATCAccggcgacgtcgccgccaagATCCTCGTGCTCGGCTTCTCCTCACCGAAAGTCCAGGTAACCCCCCCCCTACCCACTCCCCTCACTCCCGCCGCAAGCGGCCGATGATGCGCGAGCTGATCGTGAAAGCTGCGTGTGAACGAACCCAGGTGTCGGTGGATTGCGCGATCGCCATCAGTCCGAGGAGGCAGTCACTGACATACAAGCAATGCGGCGTGGATGGCCTAAGCGTCTAGCAACAAACCACACTACCGCAGCAGCAACAGATGCACAAGGCCATAATCTAATGGAGATAGATAAGTGGATGTGACCCGTATTTGTCGATTCTAATCTCTCTCTAATCCTGGGTTCCGATTCCTGCATGTGGGGGGTAAATTTTGAGCTCTCTCACCTCACCTTAGAGGAGGAGGTCGccgctgatttttttttgtgaattaCTGTCCGGTAATTAATTATCTCTATCCACCAATTCGCCATGGTCATTTAGGCACTCATCATTTCAATTTTCATCCCAtcgccattgccattgccaaTTAGTCCATTGCTTAGGGGCAAAGGGAAGTGGTgggagcgagcgagcgggtGGGATCTGTCATCTGTCCGCTTTCCGctcgctcctcctcccccttgtTCGGGTCCGTTTGGTGCGTGCCATTGTTTTCGCGGCGTGGTGTTTATTCGTTTCGGCTCGGAGTTGGTGGGACTCCGCTGTCCGGTGCACGCTGCCACTCGGCCATGTCCATGTCCTCTCCTGGGTGGTAATCTGGCAGGTTCTCAGCCGGCTCCGGCAGCGGCGCTGCGGCGTGGGGACGAACGAGTTAGGCCGTGCGGCCGTGTGGGTGGGTTGGTCTCAACTTTTCACCGCCGTGGTGGTGGACTGGTGGGGACTGGGAGAGCGGGAGCACTGGTGGTGGCGATGGTGGCGGTGAAACCGTCAACTGTTTTTTAGTAGTAGTATTTACGGTTATACCTGGAAACGGGGACATGGGTTAGGCGATAAACCATTTGTAAATGCAGACATGCAGAGTCGCGGAAGAACGTCTGAGGAAGGAGCGTGCCTTTTCGGGTCGTGTCGAGTGTCAGACGGCAGGAATATCCTAGAAGAGTATCCGAGTTGCCGACTTAATAAGGATTAAGTGTCATTAACCTGGTTGAAGTCGTCCTGGCTCTAAATCTCGGTTTGCACATGGCAtgccatttttgtttttgattgcTGGGCTCCTGGCTACAACCCTGATGCACGAACGCGTTATTATCATGCCGAATTTTAAACCGTATCGTCGTACTCGAATTTATTGGTTTGTACAAGGATCATCCAAGTTCCTTATTGGTAGATCCTTTGATCGAATCGAAATTTTGCCATAGAGACAGACACTCAAGAGGTTTTTGCTGAATTAGTTTGTTGCGGCTGTATATCGGATATCCCGGACACAGCACCAGGTTTGGACTTCCCAGGCTACGTCAGTATCGTGATTAACCAGCTTGAATCTCAGTTTGCTTTGACTTAACCAACACAAGTCGCTGCTCTCACAATCCGTTGATTGCGGCCGGTGGGAGATTACGTTGGTACGTTGCGGCAGGCTGTCGTAGTCGTGAAATGTATCCGCTCCTCGCTGGGGGTCAGTTTTTTGTGCTCTTCCCGTTGAGTTCGCTTGACGTTTTTGCCTTTTTATTTGGTGCTTAGCGACAATCATTGCTGACCTAACCGAGACTCGCGAGCTACCGTAACCTCGCCGTTTCCTACTACGTCGCTGGGACCTGGACGTGTGCGTCACAATCATCGCCACGGTCTTctcggattttttttcccctacgTCCGTTTGCATCTCGCTGTTACGATTGCaacttttctttgttttttctctccatcGAAGAAGCTGTTAGTGAGGAAGAGAATGGCACTGGGTGGTCGAGTTAGGCTGTCACGGCGCGAGTCACGTCTGGTATGGATTGGTTGGTGTGCGCTTGCGCTGTTCGTGTTTGGTACTCGGACGGAGTACTTTCATGCGGTCAATGGCAGTTTCATCCGTCAATACGATGCGGTGGTACTACTGGAGTACACTGTAGAACATTTTGCCTCTGGACCGCACCAGCAGACGTTTTTGGGGAATCGTTTGTTGGGCGCAACCGTGCAAGAGATGGGGAAATGTACCGGTGCCAGACTGCCAGTGGACGGGCAGTGGTTTTATTGCTCTGTTACGTGCAGCGAATCCAATATCTGGATGACCTGGAGGCCCTGACCTTTTGGAGCATGTGGTAATGTGGTATACTGTGAGAGACTGGAGGATTAATAGTAGTGTCATCTACTCAGCAGTTTTCAGTTTGACATGATTCCCGGGAGGGAATGAACACCACCAGGTGGCTTGATAATTGCAACTTCTGCAGACATTTgatattttcacttttgtaTATGTTCGTGTTTATATCTGGAGGATGAaagattttttgtattttgtgtTAGTTGTTTAATcgtataaacaataaattaaatactaaaaatttaaaatctatttaaCAATAAGATGATGATcttctatataaaactattttgtaaaaaaatacaccgcttAACTTATTATATCAGCTTCAATTTAATATACTTTTGCATCTTTAATTGTTCTGGTTAATTATTTAgtaatcgtatcggctagattgAGTCTTTCTTGGTTAGGTCTAGTGTTCTGATCAAAACTCGTATTGTTGCTAGTGATTACATCGATTCGGTGCTAAGGTAGTCTTGTATGTTGGATTATTTTGGTCGACCACTTTAAGTGATTTACGTTAACttgatatttattatttgatatattcaaTCTCTTGCATTCTCGGTTAGGTTTGATCTATTGGACTgtgtttatcaaatagtttgttttaagtttttttttgcttgtgtttTATCAGAGTTTCAACTGATAAGTTAATAGTCATTGGCTCATCAGATTGATAGTCTGTCTAGGTTTGCTAGCAAATCAATCTCTTATTAAGCGTGATCTGATGTTGTATCGGTTCGGTCCGACCTATCAAGGTTGTACGTAATAAGCTAAATTAGGTAGATTGTGTTGGTAGATCTATGCTTGCCATCGTGTAGTGGCAACCTCGACTAATCATCTACTTGTTGATCATAAAGTTtgatctatttagtatctagtCTGATATTGGCAGGCATAGTCTGATGTTGCATTGGTTCGGTCTGACCTATCAAGATTACTCCTAGTAAGCCatgttagatattttatagacatTGATCGATCATCAGTTGGTTATATTCGATGATCCTTGCTAGTCTGTATTTCATTgcaattatataatatagcCAATTGCCTTACGACAACGTTTCTGCACCAATCGGTTGGTCTTAATTTATCATCAATAGACTGGTCCGAACGAATCCTATCGACCTAGTGGGTGATCAACTGttcaatataattttatatttcttgtcAGTTATAGAGGTTAAGTTGACTAAAACGTCCAAACCCGATTTGATAGGACCTGCACTAGAGTTAAACAGATCTCCCAGTACTTTACATTTTGTTGTGAATTTCGTGTTAACACCAACATCTTGTTGACTGTTGGGCTAAACTTGGGCCGGAATAAACAACGTGCGTATTCATTTTACCATGTATAGCTATTTTCATAAAATCCCATCATCAAACTACTCTATAGCTCCACATGTATTAGTTTTTTCGTGATTTTTTCCGCAATTTTTCGATAACCACCACCATGTCATGACGGTTTGACCGGTTACCGCCGTAACCATGGCGGTTACCGGTTGTAAAATGAACCATGGTTGCAGTTTGCACATAAAACAGGGTGTAAATAGAACTTGCCACATCACTATAACAGTTTGATTAAGCAAAGTGGTCCTCTCTGGCCAAAACGACCATGGTTGCAGTTTGCACATAAAACAAGGTGTACATAGAATGTGCCGCATCACTAGTATATCAGTTTGATTAAGCAACGTGGTCCTCTGGGCAAAACGAGGTGCAAATCCTATCGCCACAATAACTGAGACATTGCTATACCAGAGGGTCGGGGTAAAAACGCAAGAGGCTGGTTGAGCTAATGTCGGCCCAGCAAACGAGCCCACGAGAGTAGCCTACCTCGAACGCACAGGAACCCAGTCACTCGGCAGGTATGCGAGCGCGACGCCCGCGCTGAGCGAGCCATCCACCACCTGCATGGACTGTCCGGCCATGAGCCCATGATCGACCTGACTTCGGCCGCGTTCGTTTTGGGTgcgtaagttaacttactttTGACACGAAAAACTTATAATagattacataattaattaattattacttattaaaaatataaatagattaatatgattttttaaaacaatttttctatatatatttttttaaaaatacaccgtttagcagtttagaaaatatgcgcgtgaaaaataagaggtaagttaacttatggggATGAACCaacgccgccctcctccctctcgctATGTCGTATCCACCAGCACGCCACGTTGCACGTGCGCCGGAGCTCCTTCATGTTGGCTTCACTCTCGAATAGGATCCCAGTCTCAAACGGATCTATGATTTGAGCTAAGAATGTGCTCACTTAAAAATTATCGTATACgatttgataaatttattttagcaaatcaatgataatgttaaaattgacaatataatttaatatatacacattacgtaacacatatttgtattcagatgattatatatatatatatatatagtatggtGAGTTACAACTCACGGACTGCTCCATGAGTTtgggtccaaaaacatatcaaaccACCTctgattttgatttatatggcttactaaattcttcatatcaaaatctcgTAGAacgcaaaaaattttaattttgaagtttttaaaatattttttgagatttttaaaagtgaccgcactatattaataaaataatcaatgtgttatgtatcgcttttaaaatctcaaaaaaatacttaaaaaactttaaaaataaaaaattttacatgctacaagattttgatacgaAGAATCTAATGaaccatataaatcaaaattcagaggtgatttgatatgtttttgaccCCGACTCACAGAGTAGACCTTGAGTTACAACTCACCATAGCtactctctatatatatatacacacatatacatatatatatatatatatatatatatatatataccaagtAAACTTGGACTGCAAGGTATACCTGACATACTCTTTACCTACGCCCCCTACCCAATGTGAGTTTATTACCTATCTTAGGAGCCTAATCACATATACATGCTACGAGTCCTCAACACCTCGTTAAAATTGAGTCTGGCTACAACACGACATTCCGTGCTAACGGTGCATTATAACACATAACGCTCTTACACTTCAACGGCTGgtttgagaaaaataaacaaacagaGCCTCTGCGCATCACCGTGCCGCACCCACAACGCTCTGCCTTGCCCCCCATTGCCGCCTCTGACGCGCCATGCTTCGCCATGATACCTCGCCGCACAACCGAAGACATGGCTCAATCTCGTGC from Oryza brachyantha chromosome 3, ObraRS2, whole genome shotgun sequence carries:
- the LOC102721058 gene encoding uncharacterized protein LOC102721058, producing MTTRSNGEHHHGPPSYQQRRPHYGGAPYGGGSASFRGCCCCIFLLLTFLALLALAVALVVVLVVKPRKPQFDLNQVSVQYLLVTPPSSAASAGTMAATVPAAAYLSLNITLLFTAVNPNKVGIRYGATAFDVMYHGVPLGVAAVPGFEQPAHSTRLLTTRVIVDRFNVLQADAQDLVRDAAINDRVDLRITGDVAAKILVLGFSSPKVQVSVDCAIAISPRRQSLTYKQCGVDGLSV